In Ovis canadensis isolate MfBH-ARS-UI-01 breed Bighorn chromosome 3, ARS-UI_OviCan_v2, whole genome shotgun sequence, one DNA window encodes the following:
- the RAP1B gene encoding ras-related protein Rap-1b — protein MREYKLVVLGSGGVGKSALTVQFVQGIFVEKYDPTIEDSYRKQVEVDAQQCMLEILDTAGTEQFTAMRDLYMKNGQGFALVYSITAQSTFNDLQDLREQILRVKDTDDVPMILVGNKCDLEDERVVGKEQGQNLARQWNNCAFLESSAKSKINVNEIFYDLVRQINRKTPVPGKARKKSSCQLL, from the exons ATGCGTGAGTATAAGCTAGTCGTTCTTGGCTCGGGAGGCGTTGGAAAATCTGCTCTG acTGTACAGTTTGTTCAAGGAATTTTTGTTGAAAAATATGATCCTACGATAGAAGATTCTTATAGGAAG CAAGTTGAAGTAGATGCACAGCAGTGTATGCTTGAAATCTTGGATACTGCAGGAACG GAACAATTCACAGCAATGAGGGATTTGTACATGAAAAATGGACAAGGCTTTGCATTAGTTTATTCCATCACAGCACAGTCCACATTTAATGATTTACAAGATCTGAGAGAACAGATTCTTCGAGTTAAAGACACGGATGAT GTTCCAATGATTCTGGTTGGTAATAAGTGTGACTTGGAAGATGAAAGAGTTGTAGGAAAGGAACAAGGTCAAAATCTAGCACGACAGTGGAACAACTGTGCATTCTTAGAATCCTCtgcaaaatcaaaaataaatgttaatgag ATCTTCTATGACCTAGTGCGAcaaattaacagaaaaactccagtGCCTGGGAAGGCCCGCAAAAAGTCGTCATGTCAGCTGCTTTAA